In the genome of Mucisphaera calidilacus, one region contains:
- a CDS encoding serine/threonine protein kinase codes for MGDWHEISGYQILGTLGKGAKSTIYEVRGQDGKRYALKHVIKDSPSDQRFIDQAVSEYELARKFDSPYLRKGIKLIRVRKVIRTSEVVVIMELIEGLPLEQYQPGNMLELIEIIAHSASGLHAMHNVGYVHADMKPNNIMVTPAREVKLIDFGQSCPVGTIKERIQGTPDYIAPEQVRRRAITPQTDVFNLGATIYWLLTKKHVPTLIPKERAGAGVSLKSVERCVPPAELNPKVPPALSSLVMDCVQHDMQDRPRSMAAVNDRLMIAQSQIRRGNGEQGVGAA; via the coding sequence ATGGGCGACTGGCACGAAATCTCGGGATATCAGATTCTTGGCACGCTCGGAAAGGGTGCCAAGAGCACGATTTATGAAGTTCGGGGTCAGGATGGGAAGCGTTATGCGCTCAAGCACGTGATCAAGGATTCGCCGAGTGATCAGCGTTTCATTGATCAGGCGGTGAGCGAGTATGAGCTGGCTCGCAAGTTCGACAGCCCGTATCTGCGCAAGGGGATCAAGCTGATCCGGGTGCGGAAGGTGATCCGGACGAGCGAGGTGGTGGTGATCATGGAGCTGATCGAGGGTTTACCCCTAGAGCAGTATCAGCCGGGGAACATGCTGGAGCTGATTGAGATCATCGCGCATTCGGCGAGTGGTCTTCATGCGATGCACAACGTGGGCTATGTGCACGCGGACATGAAGCCGAACAACATCATGGTGACGCCTGCGCGTGAGGTGAAGCTGATTGATTTTGGTCAGAGCTGTCCGGTGGGGACGATCAAGGAGCGGATCCAGGGGACGCCTGATTACATTGCGCCGGAGCAGGTTCGACGTCGGGCGATCACGCCTCAGACGGACGTGTTCAATCTTGGCGCGACGATTTACTGGTTGCTGACGAAGAAGCACGTGCCGACGCTGATCCCGAAGGAGCGAGCGGGTGCGGGTGTGTCGTTGAAGTCGGTGGAGCGTTGCGTGCCGCCTGCGGAGCTGAATCCGAAGGTTCCGCCTGCGTTGTCGAGCCTGGTGATGGATTGTGTGCAGCACGACATGCAGGACCGTCCGCGTTCGATGGCGGCGGTGAATGACCGGCTGATGATCGCGCAGTCGCAGATCCGCAGGGGCAATGGCGAGCAGGGCGTGGGCGCGGCCTAG
- a CDS encoding RNA polymerase sigma factor, translating into MTHEADAQQLSAIRQGDRTQLADLLRQHQGRLYSLCLRILANPEDAADATQNAMVRIIQNLEQFEGRSRLSTWMSRIAINEGLSLLRRRKARPALRLTHHDDHNNPLALADSREPEPSRRIEEQERSREIALALEELEEHFRVVLVLRDIQAMSYEQIAETTGLAIGTVKSRLFRGRLALRQILDDREATPRRQNPEGSRG; encoded by the coding sequence CCCAACAACTCTCCGCCATACGCCAAGGCGACCGGACCCAGCTCGCGGACCTCCTCCGACAGCACCAGGGCCGACTCTACTCGCTCTGCCTGCGCATCCTCGCCAACCCCGAGGACGCCGCCGACGCCACCCAGAACGCCATGGTCCGCATCATCCAGAACCTCGAACAGTTCGAGGGACGCTCACGACTCTCCACCTGGATGAGCCGCATCGCCATCAACGAGGGACTCTCGCTCCTACGACGACGAAAAGCACGACCCGCACTCCGACTCACACACCACGACGACCACAATAATCCCCTCGCACTCGCCGATTCACGGGAACCCGAGCCCTCCCGACGCATCGAAGAACAGGAGCGGTCCCGTGAGATCGCACTCGCCCTCGAAGAACTCGAGGAACACTTCCGCGTCGTGCTGGTCCTCCGCGACATCCAGGCTATGAGCTACGAGCAGATCGCCGAAACCACCGGGCTCGCCATCGGAACCGTCAAGAGCCGACTCTTCCGCGGACGACTCGCGCTCCGACAGATCCTCGACGACCGCGAAGCCACACCCCGACGCCAAAACCCGGAGGGCAGCCGTGGCTAA
- a CDS encoding peptidoglycan recognition protein family protein, with amino-acid sequence MNQKEPLRTMPDQRTITILGVLLVAMTLTSSLLLVLEPSPVAPVQPVAMKLQSDRAGDSLDEPLLDVAEPAAWQAIIIHDSSRLRGGAASLNEAHERDGRGGLGYHFVVGNGTETGDGEIEAGFRWRLQAQGRFLAGEEASRWHRVAIGIVVVGDADERAMTPVQRESLLRLVSSIQERFGIRSDQVHAHFGDDGSGGKELFSLSEFRAELASVSVD; translated from the coding sequence ATGAATCAGAAGGAGCCACTCCGCACGATGCCGGACCAGCGGACGATCACGATACTTGGTGTGCTGCTGGTGGCGATGACGCTCACGAGCAGTCTGCTGCTGGTGCTGGAGCCGTCGCCTGTGGCGCCGGTGCAGCCTGTGGCGATGAAGCTGCAGAGTGACCGTGCGGGGGATTCGCTGGACGAGCCGCTGCTGGATGTGGCGGAGCCGGCGGCGTGGCAGGCGATCATCATCCATGACTCATCGCGTCTGCGTGGGGGTGCTGCGTCGTTGAACGAGGCGCACGAGCGTGACGGTCGTGGGGGTCTGGGTTATCACTTTGTGGTGGGTAACGGGACGGAGACGGGTGACGGCGAGATCGAGGCGGGTTTCCGCTGGCGTCTTCAGGCACAGGGTCGATTCCTGGCTGGCGAGGAGGCGAGTCGCTGGCACCGGGTGGCGATCGGGATCGTGGTGGTCGGGGACGCGGACGAGCGTGCGATGACCCCCGTTCAGCGTGAGTCGTTATTGAGGCTGGTTTCGTCGATTCAGGAGCGATTCGGGATCCGCAGCGACCAGGTTCATGCCCACTTCGGTGATGACGGGAGCGGGGGAAAAGAGCTGTTTTCGCTGAGTGAGTTCCGGGCTGAGTTGGCGTCGGTTTCTGTCGATTAA
- a CDS encoding ComEC/Rec2 family competence protein, translating to MREAFGSSPGLLWYGGLAGVVGCAAGCVVDRVWLWVGLSLVVWCSGWLVGRAWRGVVVWLLVAAVFAGWAAVGQGRTCGDDLRHYLVRERRLVAVTGEVVEAFAGGGGSSSVLAGFGYRPETRTGVLAVSTITVEGVVVAARGRLLVHLSGEGEVPGVGARIEARGWVTEMERASNPGGFDARAFYARRGVYGRLRVGAGSWDRLEGAGWLGLRGLRAGVSGVLSERLLAGLDAEHVALVDAVVLGRRGAALEGLSEAFRMSGLAHLLAISGTHIGLVVLLTAGLLGLVIRHPRWRLVVCVVVLLAYLAVLPGRASVVRSGVMAVSLMMAAWSGRRLSGFDALGLAALVILGFDPVQVLEAGFELSFAAVAGILLWVRWRVRVAAADAGSAFEDHRAWGGRVRRWVVSVGGAGVAAWLATMPVAAWHFGWVVLAGPVLTLIATPVLMGVLGVGLLKMLVGLVTPAVDGVLAWVLGGLTACLIGMADVGASLPGLAWEVPSTAEVAGWFAGGDDSLRVTYLSVGSGNAYVVRWPDGRWWMVDAGGYPGAGEGVVLPALRALGVGRLETLVVTHSDLDHYAAVPEVLSSVGVGRVVVPVTFPERDEVVADSAVGVLWGCLDASGVAVERVSAGWSEDVGGARVEAVWPEAGAAGLSDNDGSLVLLVAANGCRVLFTGDLAAEGIAGVGDGLAGVDVVDVPHHGSRKPEAMAWVAGLGPEVAVQSSGWPRSVGVNPWAVALPGVGLFETWRDGCVTVVVGRDGGIEVGVHLDGGGR from the coding sequence GTGCGTGAGGCATTCGGTTCCAGCCCGGGTTTGTTGTGGTATGGCGGCTTAGCCGGCGTTGTGGGGTGTGCTGCGGGTTGTGTGGTGGATCGGGTGTGGTTGTGGGTCGGTTTGAGTCTGGTGGTGTGGTGTTCGGGCTGGCTGGTGGGTCGTGCGTGGCGTGGGGTGGTGGTGTGGCTGCTGGTGGCGGCGGTGTTTGCGGGCTGGGCGGCGGTGGGGCAGGGGCGGACGTGTGGCGACGATCTGCGGCATTACCTGGTGCGTGAGCGGCGTCTGGTGGCGGTGACGGGTGAGGTGGTGGAGGCGTTTGCGGGGGGTGGGGGTTCGTCGTCGGTTCTGGCGGGGTTCGGGTATCGGCCTGAGACGCGGACGGGTGTGCTGGCGGTATCGACGATCACGGTGGAGGGTGTTGTGGTTGCGGCGCGGGGTCGGCTGCTGGTGCACCTGAGTGGCGAGGGTGAGGTGCCGGGTGTTGGGGCGCGGATCGAGGCGCGGGGCTGGGTGACGGAGATGGAGCGGGCGTCGAATCCGGGCGGGTTTGATGCGCGGGCGTTCTATGCGCGGCGGGGGGTGTATGGCCGGCTGCGTGTGGGTGCGGGGTCGTGGGATCGGCTGGAGGGTGCGGGGTGGCTGGGTTTGCGTGGGCTGAGGGCGGGTGTGAGCGGGGTGCTGTCGGAGCGGTTACTGGCCGGGCTGGATGCGGAGCATGTGGCGCTGGTGGACGCGGTGGTGCTGGGCCGGCGGGGGGCGGCGTTGGAGGGTTTGTCGGAGGCGTTTCGGATGTCGGGGCTGGCGCACCTGCTGGCGATCAGCGGGACGCATATCGGGTTGGTGGTGCTGCTGACGGCGGGGTTGCTGGGGTTGGTGATCAGGCATCCGCGTTGGCGGCTGGTGGTGTGCGTGGTGGTGTTGCTGGCTTATCTGGCGGTGCTGCCTGGGCGTGCGTCGGTGGTTCGGAGCGGTGTGATGGCGGTTTCGCTGATGATGGCGGCGTGGAGCGGCCGTCGGCTGAGTGGTTTTGATGCGTTGGGGTTGGCGGCGTTGGTGATCCTGGGTTTTGATCCGGTTCAGGTTCTGGAGGCGGGGTTTGAGCTGAGTTTCGCGGCGGTGGCGGGGATTCTGTTGTGGGTGCGGTGGCGTGTGCGTGTGGCGGCGGCGGATGCGGGTTCCGCGTTTGAGGATCATCGGGCTTGGGGTGGGCGTGTGCGGCGTTGGGTGGTTTCGGTGGGTGGAGCGGGGGTGGCTGCGTGGCTGGCGACGATGCCTGTGGCGGCGTGGCATTTCGGGTGGGTGGTTCTGGCGGGCCCGGTGCTGACGCTGATCGCGACGCCTGTGCTGATGGGTGTGCTGGGTGTGGGGTTGTTGAAGATGCTGGTGGGTCTGGTGACGCCTGCGGTGGATGGTGTGCTGGCGTGGGTTCTGGGCGGGTTGACGGCTTGTCTGATCGGGATGGCGGATGTGGGGGCGTCGCTGCCTGGGCTGGCGTGGGAGGTGCCGTCTACGGCGGAGGTGGCGGGGTGGTTTGCGGGGGGCGATGATTCGCTGCGTGTGACGTATCTGTCGGTGGGTTCCGGGAATGCTTATGTGGTGCGTTGGCCGGACGGTCGCTGGTGGATGGTGGATGCCGGGGGGTATCCGGGCGCGGGTGAGGGTGTGGTGTTGCCGGCGCTGCGTGCGTTGGGTGTGGGGCGGTTGGAGACGCTGGTGGTGACGCACAGCGATCTGGATCACTACGCTGCGGTGCCTGAGGTGCTGTCGTCGGTGGGTGTGGGTCGTGTGGTGGTGCCGGTGACGTTTCCGGAGCGTGACGAGGTGGTGGCGGATTCGGCGGTGGGTGTGTTGTGGGGTTGTCTGGATGCGTCGGGTGTGGCGGTGGAGCGGGTGTCGGCGGGGTGGTCGGAGGACGTGGGCGGGGCGCGGGTGGAGGCGGTGTGGCCGGAGGCGGGTGCGGCGGGGTTGTCGGACAACGACGGTTCGCTGGTGTTGCTGGTGGCGGCGAACGGGTGTCGGGTGCTGTTTACGGGGGATCTTGCGGCGGAGGGGATTGCGGGTGTGGGTGATGGGCTGGCGGGTGTGGATGTGGTGGACGTGCCGCATCACGGGAGTCGGAAGCCGGAGGCGATGGCGTGGGTTGCGGGTCTGGGGCCTGAGGTGGCGGTGCAGTCGTCGGGTTGGCCGCGTTCAGTCGGCGTCAATCCCTGGGCTGTCGCTTTGCCCGGCGTCGGGCTGTTCGAGACGTGGCGCGACGGGTGTGTCACGGTTGTCGTCGGACGGGATGGCGGGATCGAGGTTGGTGTGCATCTCGACGGCGGGGGGCGTTGA